Proteins encoded within one genomic window of Ovis aries strain OAR_USU_Benz2616 breed Rambouillet chromosome 1, ARS-UI_Ramb_v3.0, whole genome shotgun sequence:
- the EFNA3 gene encoding ephrin-A3 isoform X1, whose product MAAAPLLLLLLLVPVPLLPLLAQGPGGALGNRHAVYWNSSNQHLRREGYTVQVNVNDYLDIYCPHYNSSGVGPGAGPGPGGGAEQYVLYMVSRDGYRTCNASQGSKRWECNRPHAPHSPIKFSEKFQRYSAFSLGYEFHAGHEYYYISTPTHNLHWKCLRMKVFVCCASTSHSGEKPVPTLPQFTMGPNVKINVLEDFEGENPQVPKLEKSISGTSPKREHLPLAVGIAFFLMTLLAS is encoded by the exons ATGGCGGCggctccgctgctgctgctgctgctgctcgtGCCCGtgccgctgctgccgctgctggcCCAGGGGCCCGGGGGGGCGCTGGGAAACCGGCATGCGGTGTACTGGAACAGCTCCAACCAGCA CCTGCGGCGAGAGGGCTACACGGTGCAGGTGAACGTGAACGATTATCTGGATATTTACTGCCCGCACTACAACAGCTCAGGGGTGGGCcccggggcggggccagggcccGGAGGCGGGGCAGAGCAGTACGTGCTGTATATGGTGAGCCGGGACGGCTACCGCACCTGCAACGCCAGCCAAGGCTCCAAGCGCTGGGAGTGCAACCGACCGCACGCCCCCCACAGCCCCATCAAGTTCTCGGAGAAGTTCCAGCGCTACAGCGCCTTCTCTCTGGGCTACGAGTTCCACGCCGGCCACGAGTACTACTACATCT CCACGCCCACCCACAACCTGCACTGGAAGTGTCTGAGGATGAAGGTGTTCGTCTGCTGCGCCTCCA CATCGCACTCCGGGGAGAAGCCGGTCCCCACTCTCCCCCAGTTCACCATGGGCCCCAATGTGAAGATCAACGTGCTGG AAGACTTTGAGGGAGAGAACCCCCAGGTGCCCAAGCTTGAGAAGAGCATCAGCGGTACCAGCCCCAAGCGGGAACATCTGCCCCTGGCGGTGGGCATCGCCTTCTTCCTGATGACACTCTTGGCCTCCTAG
- the EFNA3 gene encoding ephrin-A3 isoform X2, which yields MAAAPLLLLLLLVPVPLLPLLAQGPGGALGNRHAVYWNSSNQHLRREGYTVQVNVNDYLDIYCPHYNSSGVGPGAGPGPGGGAEQYVLYMVSRDGYRTCNASQGSKRWECNRPHAPHSPIKFSEKFQRYSAFSLGYEFHAGHEYYYISTPTHNLHWKCLRMKVFVCCASKDFEGENPQVPKLEKSISGTSPKREHLPLAVGIAFFLMTLLAS from the exons ATGGCGGCggctccgctgctgctgctgctgctgctcgtGCCCGtgccgctgctgccgctgctggcCCAGGGGCCCGGGGGGGCGCTGGGAAACCGGCATGCGGTGTACTGGAACAGCTCCAACCAGCA CCTGCGGCGAGAGGGCTACACGGTGCAGGTGAACGTGAACGATTATCTGGATATTTACTGCCCGCACTACAACAGCTCAGGGGTGGGCcccggggcggggccagggcccGGAGGCGGGGCAGAGCAGTACGTGCTGTATATGGTGAGCCGGGACGGCTACCGCACCTGCAACGCCAGCCAAGGCTCCAAGCGCTGGGAGTGCAACCGACCGCACGCCCCCCACAGCCCCATCAAGTTCTCGGAGAAGTTCCAGCGCTACAGCGCCTTCTCTCTGGGCTACGAGTTCCACGCCGGCCACGAGTACTACTACATCT CCACGCCCACCCACAACCTGCACTGGAAGTGTCTGAGGATGAAGGTGTTCGTCTGCTGCGCCTCCA AAGACTTTGAGGGAGAGAACCCCCAGGTGCCCAAGCTTGAGAAGAGCATCAGCGGTACCAGCCCCAAGCGGGAACATCTGCCCCTGGCGGTGGGCATCGCCTTCTTCCTGATGACACTCTTGGCCTCCTAG